The window GCTAGCTTTTCCATACTTTCCTGAGCTGTTCCGGGAGAGAAGCAGACAGGCACCTGGAAAGTGGCCACTTTTACACGCTGTGTCCCAGGAATAGGTTGGTGCAAACTCTCCCTCTTCACCCAGCTCCTGTCACTACGGCAAGCTAAAAACTTTTCTAACAATTGTCTTGTTCAGTTTTAACTTTAAACTGTTGTTCAGGGAATTTGGGACACTTTGCTTTTTCGCTGTTGATGTATTGTTTGTGTGGGTGTTTttgatggggacggtgtagaggaagctttgcTCTCtatttaaccctgtgctgtcccaattcaggcagtgtttgatgggggaacagtgtagagggagctttgctcTGTACCTAACCCCTTCCTGACCCTGATcaggcagtgtttgatggggggacagtaaagagggagctttactttgtacctaaccctgtgctgtccctgtcatggcagtgtttgatgggggacggtgtagaggaagctttactctgtatctgaccctaTACTGTTCCTGACCAGGGGAATGTTTAATAGGGGACAGTGTGAGAGACTattactctgtatgtaacccgTGCTGTGCCTGTTCTGGGAGTGTTGATGGAACAGTGTAGAGAAGCTATTACACTCTATCTAACCCATGACTGTTGTTATTTATTACAGGATGCAATAGAACAGGTCACAGCACCAGCTCGTTATCATGGCAAGTGTCGTGACTAAGGAGGGCACTGTGCAAGTTGAAGGGCAGCAGTTATTTTACCGTCAGACTGCACCAGCTGAGCAGACCCCCAGATTATCTGTCCTCCTGCTCCATGGCATTCGCTTCTCCTCTGACACTTGGTTGAAGCTTGGAACCCTCCAGGAGCTGGCAGGGGCTGGTTACCAGGCAGTAGCTATCGACTTACCAGGTTAGGTGGTGCATTAGCCAAGATCAATATACGCAGTGAGTGAGCTGACACTGACAGGCTGGAGCATGTGCTATTTGCATTAATTGTTACACATCTCTCTGAGATTTCTTCACATGTTGTTTGGGAGGTGTGCGTGGTTAGTTCAGTACACTTGTATCACACCAAACTTCCTCAAAATCTATAAAGGacgtagcctagaccctaactttgtAATTTTGTTTAATGACAAGTGTAAGGCTGTATATTTGAAGTAATTCGATTGGCTTTAAACAAAACACGCTTTATTCATAAACGtaattaaaacacaaacaaaaacattggcataactttaactctattgaaatgctcAATAAGATAATAcattctgggtgtgagtttgctcgctgagctggaaggttagttttcagacgtttcgtcaccatcctaggtaacatcatcagtgagcctccgacgaagcgctggtgttatgtcccgctttctatttatctggttaggtttccttgggttggtgatgtcatttcctgcgttggtgatgtcatttcctgttgtttttcccaggggatggtagattggctccaaatcaatgtgtttgttgatggagttccggttggaatgccatgcttctaggaattctcgcgcgtgtctctgtttggcttgtcctaggatggatgtgttgtcccaatcaaagtggtgtacttccttatctgtatgtaaggatacgagtgatagtgggtcatgtcgttttgtggctagttgatgttcattccgacagagtgccacccgcaAACAgctatgaacatcaactagccacgaaACGATATGACCCAAGAAACGATATATCACTCGTATCctgacaccactttgattgggacaacacattcatcctaggacaagccaaacagagacatgcacaagaattcctagaagcatggcattccaaccggaactccatcaacaaacacactcgCTAAAATAATACATTGTTTAACTATTAActatcaactgttccaatatagcagcatcccacaaacacaccctgGCATAGGTAAATTGAGCAAAACAGGTTCTCCTCAAGTGCTATCTCCTTCAGTCCAGGAGAAAAGGATGCCAAAAGAAACAATCTGGTCACTAAGAGAGAACTCAAACCTTTTTTTTGCTGTAACAAAGGAAGAGAGAGCTATATCTATCAGCTTCAACAGCCAGCTACAAACCAAAACTGAAAGCGCAACTGAAACCCTGGACCTGtatgagcctgactccacccgcTCATGCTTTTTTTATCCATTAAGAAAAGACTCGGGGAGCTCCAAGCAGTTTATCCACTGATTCTGAAGCGTACGTTCTGGCACAATTgtgcaagagaaacagcacagaacaaatcTGACTTAAAGACGCAGTACCATCACAGTCCATTTTGCACATCTGTGTCAAATGGACTGCGTTAGGATTGGAGTTTCTGTTGAATTTGTGATTTGCGTTCAGCACTGGGGCAGACAGGCAATGTGAAAGGCTCAGGGCCCACCCCTGTGGTGAAACATCAGCAAAAAACCATCAGAGTAAAGataagagatagcaaggtgtagatctgaatgaacacagcaggccaagtggcatcagaggagcaggaaggctgacgtttccagcctagacccttcttcagaaatgggggaggggatgggccttcagaaataaatagggagagagggggaggcggatagaagatgcatagaggagaagataggtggagaggagacagacagatcaaagaggcgtggatggagccagtaaaggtgagtgcaagtggggagttagggaggagatagatcagtccaaggaggatggacaggtcaagggggcgggatgaggctggtaggtaggagatgggagtggggcttgaagtgggaggaggggataggtgggaggaaggataggttagggaggcggggacaagctgggctggttttggaatgtggtagggtgaggggagattttgaagcttgtgaaatccacattgataccattggactgcagggttcccaagaagaagatgagttgctgatcctgcagcCTTTGGACGGCAatgttgtggcacagcaggagacccaagatgggcatgttgtctgaggaatgggagggggagttgaaatggttcgcgagtgggaggtgcagttgtttagtgcaaaccaagcgtagtTGTTCTgcaagtggtccccaagcctgtgcttggtttccccaatgtagaggaggccacaacgggatcagcggatgcagtataccacattagcagatgtgcaggtgaacctctgcttgatgtggaaagtcttctctggggcctgggatgggggtgaggggggagctgtaggggcaggtgtagcacttcctgtggttgcagggaaaagtgccgggtgttgtggggctggaggagagttggagcagacaagggagtcaccgagagagTGCTCCCTCCGGAAAGCGgctaagggtggggtgggaaaaatgcctttggtggtagggtcggattgcagatggcagaagtgtcagaggatgatgcattgtatctggagattggtggggtggtacgtgaggatgagggggattctgatttggttgttattgcggacaGGGCAtgtaagggatgagttgtgggaaatgcgggagacacgttcgagggcgttctcgaccactgagcgggcgaagttgcggcccttgaaaaacaaggacatctgagatgtacgggagtggaatgcctcatcctgggagcagacgcgcCGGAGGTGGAACaatcgggaataggggatggccttttttcaggaaggtgggtgggaggagatgtattctaggtagctgtgggagtcagtgggcttgaaatgtatattggtttctaggtggttgctagagatggaaacagagaggtccagcaaggagagagaggtattagagatggtccaggtgaacttaaggttgtggtggaagatgtgggtgaagtggatgaactgttcgagctcctcatgggaggaTAAGGCAACATTAGGGTGAGGAGGATGTATCAACGCATCACCCACAAACTCAATGTAAGATGCTGATCACGCGCTGTGTCAGGAAATACAACTGCACCCATGTGGGCAAGTCTACTGGGTCTTGTTGGGACAAAGAGGCTTGAGGGAGTCTGAAGGTGCAGAAAACCCAGACTGTAACCTGCTCTAGGAACCATTCTTTTTTTTGTAACTCCCTCATACTCAAGCAGATATCTTCATTCCTTATGTGAATTGAGGTCGCACAGCCATTGAGGTCCTTTCAGTTCTTTCAGAAATTGCACATTACTCATGTTTGCACCAGTTGGAGTTTTGAGTTTTAGCCCTGGTGGTTGTAGGACAATGTAAATCAGATTGGTGACGTTCTGTGTGACTGGGGCTGATCAATGCTGGTCCAGATGAAGCCCCTCCCTGCCCTGTTTAATGTTACTCCTGATTTTTCTCCTCTACCTAGGCCTGGGTAACTCCAAAGAAGCAACAGCTCCTGCCAAAGTGGGGGATCTGGCTCCTGACAGCTTTCTTCTGAGTGTGCTCAAGGGTTTGGAGCTGAACTCCGTAGTGATAATCAGCCCATCACTGAGTGGGATGTATTCACTGCCCTTCCTGTTTGGGCACCGTGACATGGTGAGGGGATTCATTCCTGTCGCCCCAATCTGTACTGAGAAATTCTCAGCCGAGCAGTACTCCAGTGTGCAGGTAAGTTGGTTCTACAAACAGTAGTGTCGTCGTGTACCCCTGTAAGTAGTGTCCCTTCCTCTCCCTGCACCTCTATAGGTTGTTGTGTCACCATAGTCTTATCAgatcacagggctgctctctcatcggagagagagagatgacgtggggtgatttaacctgagtgtcaccgagcctcaggtgaggggaagatGTTGAAAAGGATAGCCCTTTATGATAACCCCAGCtcatgatgggaattgaacccatgctgttatggggtctttaactttccaaatattgactggaaacgctatagtttgagtactttagatgcGTCCGTTTTTGTCCATAGTGTGCAAAAGGGTTTCttgtatgtagacaggccaacaagaggcgaggccgcattggatttggtactgggtaatgaaccaggtgaggtgttagaattggaggtaggtgagcacttcagtgatagtgaccacaatttggttacatttactttagcaatggaaagggataggtatataccacagggcaagagttctagctgggggaaaggcaattatgagatgattaggcaagatttaggatgcataggatggggaaggaaactgcaggtgctgggcatgattgaaatgtggagcttgttcaaagaACAgttactgcgtgtccttgataagtatgtacctgccaggcagggaggaagtggtcgaatGAGGGAACCTTGGTTTACTGAAGAatttgaatctcttgtcaagaggaagaaggagtcTTATATAAAGATGATGTGTGAAGGCTCAGGGTGCTTgggagttacaagttagccagaaaggacctaaagagagctaAAAGGAGCCAGGAGGGGACTTGAGAAGTCTTCGGCAGGgagcatcaaggaaaaccctaaagatttctataggtatgtcaggaataaaagaatgactagagtaagattagggccagtcatgGACAGTagtaggaagttgtgtgtggagtccgaagagataggggaggcgttaaatgaatatttttcgtcagtattcatacatgaaaaagacaatgttgttgaggagaatactgagatacaggctattagactagatgggattgaggttcataaggaggtggtgttatctattttcacactttccagaattgctaagtCGCCTGGGcccgatgggatttatcctaggattctctgtgaagctagggatgagattgcagagcctttggctttgatctgtatgtcttcattgtctacaggaatagtgccagaagactggaggatagcaaatgttgtccccttgttcaagaaggggagtagagacaaccctggtaattatagaccagttagccttacttcagttgttggtaaaatgttggtAAGGATTAtatgagataggatttataacaatctagaaaagaataatttgattagggttagttaacatgattttgtgaagggtaggttgtgccgaACAAAtcttgttgagttctttgagaaggtgaccaaacaggtggatgagagtaaagctGTCATGTGTTGTTGTTGGATGtgttgtatatggatttcagtaaagcgtttgataaggttccctatgggggtaaactattgcagaaaatacagaggcatgggattgagggtgatttagcggtttggatcagaaattggctagctgtaagaagacagagggtggtggttgatgggaaatgttcatcctggagttcagttactaatgGCGTACCGCaagaatctgttttggggccatatgacctggatgagggcgcagaaggatgtgttagtaaatttgcggacgacTCTAAAGTtgatggaattgtggatagtgcagaaggatgttgcaggttacagagggacatagataagctgcagaactgggttgagaggtggcaaatggagtttaatgcggagaagtgtgaggtgattcactttggaaggagtaacacgAATACGGAGTAccaggctaatggtaagatttttgtaGTGTggctgagcagagagatctcagtgtccatgtgcatagatccctgaaatttgccacccaggttgatagggttgttaggaaggcgtatggtgtgttagcttttattggtagaggcattgagttttggagccatgaggtcatgttgcagctgtacaaaactctggtgtggccgcacttggagtattgtgtacagttctagtcgccacattataggaatgatgtggaagcattggaaagagtgcagaggagatttaccaggatgttgcctggtatggagggaaggtcttatgaggaaaagctgagggacttgaggctgttttcgttagaagaaggttaagaggtgaccgaATAGATACATACAAaatgattagatagggtggacagtgagatatTCCTCGGatagtgatggctagcacgaggggacatagctttaagttgagggatgatacatataggacagatgttagaggtaggttctttactcagagtagtaagtgTGTGCAATGTcctacctgcaacagtagtcaactttaagggcatttaaacggtcactggataaacatatggatgataatggaatagtgtaggttagatgggtttcaggttggtttcacaggtcggtgcaacattgagggccaaagggcctgtaatgctctgtaatgttctatgttctatgttctatgttagaatCACACTGCTTTGCGAACTAGCTGACCAGCCAAGTAGCTAAATCAACATCCTTGTCGTGcccttcctctcccctccctctgtaGGTTGTGCCTCCTCCCCTATTTCTGTAACTTTCCTAGCCCTGTCATTTATACCGCCAAACTCCCTACTTGATTCAGGACCCTGTCCCCCTGTCTTACTGATGGTGACTGTCTTCAAATGGTGACATCCAAAGCTATGGTCAACTGTTCAGTTAGCACCTCAATCTGTCTCCCACCTTCTTGTAACCTACCTATTTGACCAACATGGTCACCCTTCATATATTTTCGTCTTTTACTCCAACCGAACCAATCTGGAACTAGTGCTGCAGCGAAATGGATAAGTAGGGCGGTCACTAGGACTTTCAACTAGTGAACTGGGGTGAAGGGAAGGCGCAAATGACAGGAAGTATAatggtaaatagaaaagaaagcagcaggttaacatgtGTGCAGGAAGGTTTAACTACATCCAAGGCTCTGAGAGATgttaaaaggaaagaaaactCCAGATTTGTTATCAATGGAGATGTTAGAATTCAAAAAGAAAGTATAAAAATTAGCATAAAGGCACTTCACCTGAATGCTTGTGGCATTCGaaacaaggtagatgagttaACAGCACAAACCATCATGAATGAGTTTAGTTTAGTCGCCactacagagacatggctgcaggatggtcatgactgggaattaaatatccaggaATATCAGACTATTCAGAAGCACAGACAGGAAGGTACGGGGGTTGGTGTAACTCTGATAGttaaggatgacatcagggcAGTGGTGAGAGATGATTATAAGTTCTATGGAGAATAAGTTTGAATGTATTtgggtggaaatcagaaattctCAGAAGAAAAAGTCACAGATAGGCATAGTCTAATAGGCCAACAGGTAATAACATCAcatggggcaggcaataaacaaagaaataactaatgcctgtaaaaatggtacggcaattatcatgggagattttaatccacgtgttgattggtcaaaccaggtcagccAAGGAAGCCTTAAGGAGGAGTTTATTgatagttttcttgaacagtatgtaatggaaccaacGAAGGAGGAAGCTATCCTAGATTTGGTCCTGTGTAATatacaggaataattaatgatctcatggttggggatcctcttggaaggagaatcacagtatggttgaatttagaaaagagatggaaagtgagaagataaaattGCATACTAGgatcctgtgcttaaacaaaggagatgacAATAGGATTagggaggagttggctaaagTAGATTGGAAGCAGACTTTATGGTGGGACGGTTGagcaacagtggaggactttcaaagcaatttttcaaaatactcagcaaaagtgaaaaggaaggacGGTAGAAAATGTGTtaatcagccatggatgtctaaggacaTAAGGGAGACTATCAAATTCCAGtgggaaactagaagattgggaacactataaaggtcaacagaaagccataaAGAAAAACTATAAAGAAAATTAAGATAGGTTacgagagtaaactagctcagaatattcAGATCGATAGCacaagattctacaaatatatgaaatgaaaaagagtggctcAAATAAACATTTGTcccttagaggatgagaagggggattTAAGAATGGGAAATGCGAAAATATCCGAGGCACTAAACAGGTATTttatgttggtcttcacagtggcgACATGAGTAGCTTGCCAGTAATTGATGATGAGGAAactaaggtaggtgaggacctatAAATGATCATTATCAcaaaagaggtagtgttgggtaCGTGaatggagctaaaggtagacaagtctcctggccctgatggaatgcatctcAGGGTATGAAGAGAGATAGTGGGACAAATAACAAATGCGcttgtggtaattttccaaaattcgctggactcaGGGGCatttccagcagattggaaaacagcaaatgtgacaccactggttaaaaaaggaggtagaccaaagatggggaattataggtcagtttaacttctgtagtggggaaaatgcttgaatctatcatcaaggaagaaatagcaagacatctgaatAGAAATTGTCCCTTTGGGCAGACGCAGCAagggttcatgaaaggcaggtcatgtttaactgatTTACTGGAATCCTATGAAGACATTCTTAGTGCGGTGGGCAACGGGTACCCAGTAGCTGTaatgtacctagatttccaaaaggcattcaacatgGTGACgtacaaaaggctgctgcataagataaaggtgcacagcATTACAggcaatatattagcatggaaagaggattggttatctacaggaagcagagagtggggataaatgagtgtttGTATGGTTGGAGATCAGTAATGagtgatgtgcctcagggatcagtgttgggaccctaATTGTTTATAATTCACatggatgtggaggtgctggtgttggacaaggtcaaaagtcacatgacaccaggttatagtccaacagagcTCCGTCCTTTCCTCAGCTTTAGTGTTGAGAAGGAGGAATTCCAACCGCAATTTATCAGCAGgaaggtaacaaccctaaaaatAGCTCACTGACTgtctcctgttgaatctttaatcaattagaaaagAGACATAGGTTTCTATCaattacatagatgatttggagttggggaccacgtgtagtgtgtcaaggtttgcagatgactcttagttgagtggtagagcaaagtgtgtggaggactctgaaagcttgcagagggatgtagatagcCTAAGTGAGCcagcaaaggtctggcagatggagtacaatattgataaatgtgaagtcgtccattttggtaggaataacaacagAAAGGACTGTTATTTGAACggtaaaaatttgcagcatgctgctgtgcagagggaccttaaTTGCACATTAATTACAGAAggttgcagcaggtaattaagaaggcaaatggaatattgtccttcattgctagagggattgagtttaaaaacagggaggatatgctgcagctgaaaagagtgctggtgaggccacatctggagactgtgtgtagttttggtctccttatttgagaaaggatgcacTGGCAGTGGAGGCGATGCAGAGggggttcactaggttgattccggagtcgagagggttggcttatgaggagagagtgagtagactgggattatatttgttgaaatttagaagaatgagtgggggttcttatagaagcatataaaattatgaagggattagataagatagaagcagggaggatgttctcaCTGGTGGGTGAAACAAGAAcccatagcctcaaaattaggaggagcagatttaggactgaattgaggggGAATgtcttcacacaaagggttgtgaatctgtggaatttcccaATGAAGCAGCGGAAGCTCCCtcactaaatgtttttaaaatgaagacagatcatttttttgaacagtaaagcaattaagggttatagtgagagggtgggtaagtggagctgaggccataaAAAGATCagcctgatcttattgaatggtgaactgggctcgaggggccagatggcctactcttgctcctggttcttatgtgcAAACCTCTGTCTGTAAAGGACGCTCTATAAATGCATTGTTATCATTAGTCAGTATGGTTGCATACCAAAGTGGACATTGGCTTTTAtctagttaaaaaaaattgcagatgttggaaatctgaaataacatcaGGATGTACTGAAGAAACTCTGCAGTTCTGGCGGCAACTGTAGTATTGGGGTGTATTGTGCATCTCTGGAATCCATATTATAGGAGGGATACGCCCAGGCCGTAAAGTGCCCAAGCCAAAAATGAACTGCTGGGGAGAACgcacaaactccatacagacagtcacccaagactaatatcaaacccaggtccctggcgctgtgaggcagcagtgctaaccattgagccccGCGCCACCCACTAAAACCTGACAGCACTTATTTCTAGCATTACCACGATCAGAGAGGTGGAAGGTGCTGCTGCATTGGGCCCCAGTGCACTCCATTGACTACACAAAGTGGCCTGGGTCACTGACTGATACTTCACACTCTTCACAGACCCCAACGCTGATTGTCTATGGTCAAGAGGACAAGTCGATGGGAGAGACATCGTTCAAACATCTGAGAAACCTGGCCAACCATAAGGTGCACGTTATGACGGGTGCACAGCATGCCTGTTACCTCGATAACCCTGAGGAGTGGCATCGGACCGTGCTGGAGTTCCTGAAGAATCTGTACTGAATCTCCTCAGGCGTGCgctgctgcaaaaaaaaacaaaatttaccAATTAACAACTGGGTTAATCAGTTTCTGTTAAGTTAATCATGCGTTAATCTACGAATCCGAAAAGAAATCAGTGTTTATTACCTGCTGCCCTTCCTTCAATGGCAATGTGATTTTATTCTAACTACATTCTGATGTCTCAATGTGATTGACCAGATTATGCAAT of the Stegostoma tigrinum isolate sSteTig4 chromosome 11, sSteTig4.hap1, whole genome shotgun sequence genome contains:
- the abhd14b gene encoding protein ABHD14B, translating into MASVVTKEGTVQVEGQQLFYRQTAPAEQTPRLSVLLLHGIRFSSDTWLKLGTLQELAGAGYQAVAIDLPGLGNSKEATAPAKVGDLAPDSFLLSVLKGLELNSVVIISPSLSGMYSLPFLFGHRDMVRGFIPVAPICTEKFSAEQYSSVQTPTLIVYGQEDKSMGETSFKHLRNLANHKVHVMTGAQHACYLDNPEEWHRTVLEFLKNLY